In Setaria italica strain Yugu1 chromosome IX, Setaria_italica_v2.0, whole genome shotgun sequence, the genomic stretch taatagattcgtctcgcgatttagcctaggggttctgcaattagttttgtaattaactcatgtttagttctactaattagcatctgaatatccgatgtgacatggattAAACTTTAACTCCAGgatacaaacacccccttagtgcaGAACTGTTTAAAAATCTAAAAGTCCTTAGCTCCATAAAAATGAGAGCCCATCCCAACCATGACCACACAACTCAGATCGCAGTTCAAGCGCTACCGATATCTAGCAAGTCAAAATTTCTCTCCCTCCCTACACAGATCTGAGGAGTGAGCATATGAAGCAATTAGCAGTAAATTGTAGTGTGTAAAGTACTCCCCTCTGTCACTGAATAGAAGTCTGTGtctactgttaaaatttcaaaaatttagAGTGCTGATATATGCATAAGCGCATGGAAAGAGTAACAGAATATCTTACAGTCTGACAATCAGGCAAAAAAGAAGACAAGCAGGTATAAAAACTCAAGACCTGTAAAAAAATGATATAAAAATGTTATTTCATCATTATAGAGAGTAAAGAAATGCAAAGTCATTTGACATTTGGTTTCGGGAGTTGCTCCATTAATGTAGAGTTAGTCATACAAAAGGACCAAGCTCACTGTACTACTGCCATCAAATATATCCTAGATGCAGGCAAACATTAGACCTCCCGAATTGATACAAGTGGCAAAAGGAGCCTTAAAGCTTGCGATTTCAAAAGCAGATTAAGGCTCCGTTTGTTTCTTCACgatctcctaaaatttctatcacgagatagactaattataaaattaattgcacagatggaagctaatttgcgagacgaatctattaagtctaattagtccattatttgacaatgtggtgttacagtaaacatgtgctaatgatggattaattaggcttaatagattcgtctcgggaattagcctccacctgtctaattagttttataattagctcatatttaattctcctaattaatCCTCAATATTCGATAATTAACCTCccaatatttgatgtgacatgaattttagtccagtcgggactaaagatcccaaCACCCCTCGTAAAGTTTCAAAAGCACGTGGGTCGCAGACCAAAAATAGCAAAGAGAGCTTCCACCTTTCGAGTGACCTTAAGAATGTTGGCGTAGGGGGGTTCCCGTGGGCATGGTGGCACTCGTCGAAGATGAGGAGCGCGATGTCCCGCAGCGTGAAGAAGCAGTGGCGGAGATCGTCGAGGAGGATCTGCGGCGTCATGACGAGCACCTCGGCCCCGTCGACGGTGCGGCGCCAGGTGTCGGCGTCCCAGTAGCCAACCCCCATCTCGCCGTAGAACTGTTCCACGCGGAGGTCCGTGGGGTCCTTGATCACCAGCGCCTGCTGGCCCACGAGCACGACAGTGGGGACGAGGAAGACGGCGAAGCAGGGCGGAGCAGATGCGGTGCGCGTAGGCGCGGAGGAGCAGCACCGCGATGAGCGTCTTCCCGGCGCCCGTCTCGAGGAACGCCACCGTGTTCCCGGCCACCGCGCGCTCCAGCGCCTCCAGCTGGTACCTGCATCCAGCAGCATGGGGGAACAACCGCATTAGGACGAGAGAGCCGACTCGCTCGCCGGCGCACACCCTCTCGCCAGCGTCTGCGGGTCGCAGGGTGGCGTcggatcctcctcctccgcgggtgcggcggcgtcggccatggcggcgaggcTTTGGGAGGGGACTGGGCCTTGGGGAGGCTACCAGCGCCCGCACAGTTCAGATCGAACGTGAGGGGGCCTCACCGTCTTCCATCGCGGCGGCTGCCTCGTCCCTCAGATCCGCCCCGTCGCCAATCCCCTCCCTCATCTGCTCGGCTCCTTCTCCTCGCCATCTCCACCGGTGTCCATGCGCCTGGCCTGGAGCGCGGGGTTGAcgggagatggcggcggatTTGGGCGCGGAGCTGTCGGGCAGGGCCTGGGGGTGGGCGGGTGCAAGGggaaggcgaggcggcggggtgggggagGAGTTCCGCGAGGGAAGCGGATGAGCGGGGCGCCCGGGCGCagggggaggcgaggcggcggggtgATGGAGGAGGTCCGCAAGGGACTAACCAATGAATATCAGCCCTTCGATCTGAgcgaagagagagaagaggactTGAGGAGAGATCTCGACGCTCCATTTTAACAGGATTTGTGGGTGTATGCCGTTAGGGGGACGGAGCAAAGACACTCAGCGGAGAGAGTTTGCTGGTACGGTAGATATAAGTCGGTGGTGTTGGGTACGAGTTGCTAAAATACGGTCGAATTAGATGTTCGGtaactaattaggagaattaaacattaattaattatgaaactaattgcatagatggagtctaattcgcgagacgaatctattaaagttaattaattcatcattagcaaatggttaaagTGTAGCAGGATATCAAACATCCTACGTCAACCGTTGATCTTTTTCAGATTCTTTTTGTGCTCTCTGAATTTCCATCTCAAATTCTCAGCCGCGATCATTTCCTGCGTAGATATTTTTTTCCTCAGTGAGGGGGCCGCGATCATTTCCTGCGTAGATATTTTTTTCCTCAGtagggcgtttggttccctttgcttatttttaagcaagtgtcacatcaatatttagatactaattaggagtattaaatgtagactatttacaaaacccattacataagtggaggctaaacagcgagacgaacctattaagcctaattaatccatcattagcaaatatttactgtagcaacacattgtcaaatcatggactaattaggcttaatagattcgtctcgccgtttaacctccacttatgtaatggattttgtaaataatctacgtttaatactcctaattagtatctaaacattcgatgtgacgggtgcttaaaaagaAGGAAACTAACCAAACCAGGCCGGCCCGGAGCCTGACCGAGAAAGTGACGATTTGGACTTTGGAGGCGGCTCGGTGGAAGGAGTCGCTGGGCCGTCAATCCGAAGGACGCGCGCACTCAGCTCAGCCTGCTTGGCGGCTGACAAGAGAAGGGCGCGTCGTGACTGATGGATTCGCCGGACACATGGCCGCCACCGGTAGGCTGCATCACgacatggagagagagagagacgggaGCAAAGCCGCCGTACAGGCTAGTCGACGCCGGGTACGGGGCGCTGCTGCAGCCTTTTGACTCCATCGGGGCGGGCACCGGCACCGCTGCGCATCGGTGGCCATGTAGAGGCGCACATGCCGCGGACCGCGGGGAAACAGCTCGATCCCCGGCGGATAAAGAAAAGGCGCGGCAGGGGGGAAAAGGAGCGTCCAAAAGAAGACGGATGTCACTGTGTCGGCCAACCACCCGAGTGCCCCTGCTACGGCTTGCCCTGCCGCCGTGGATCAGTGATCAAGCCAGGTGATCGATGCTTAGTGCTGGTAATTGAGTATAGGATTAGGATATGTGCTCAAACCCCGAGTCCGGATCGACCAGTTTGTTTGCAACAGCACATTGCGTTGCCGGGCCTGTCCAGAGCGACGCCGATGCGGCACATCGTGCAGGATAAGATGCCGGCGCGGGAGATCTGGATCGAGAGCTTAGCCAGCGATCCCGCCGATCCGTCGACCCACGCGCAGCAATAACTCGGAGAGCCGCCGCAACGCGGGACAGCTAATGAGGTTTGAAAAGGCCGGACCGGCAgcgatgggatgggatgggggGTGCTTTGGCCGGACGCGCCCTGTCTATCGATGCGGGCTCccggctccggccgccggcgctgtTCCTTCATCTTCGGCTGTTCCGTTCTGTTTGACTGCGAGCAGCTAGCCGGGGCCGGGCACTATGATGCCTTGATTACGCATCGAATTGGCAAACCCTGCTGAGAAGCTATCGACCGCCGCCTAGGGTGAGTAGCTGATAGGATTAGAAAAGAATTGGTTACTAGTAGTAGCTGGTAGTAGGAGCTTGCTAGCTTTATGGAAGGCCGCAATGCATGCAACTGATGCAAGTGAAAGAAAAAGGGTAAAGGAGAGTGGCCGGTGGTGATTTTACCACTTTACCGGCACCCAATCATGCAAGTAACCGACGGAATCTCGAACCCACTCCGCCAAAGCAGTGAAGTATAAAGTGCGTGTCTTCTGGATAGGATTTTAAATTTACCGCGCGCGGGAAGGGACTCCAGATTTTAAACCATGTTTTGCTTTCATAGCCCGCCAAGTAGAACTTTCAGGTTAGCAGGGAAACCGGCTCAGTTTTCTTGTCAAAATGTAAAGTTAGAAATGTCTattctactttttttttaaaagaaatgtATGTTCTATTCACGCGAGAGAGAGATGGTATGCTAGTTAACAGCAATGCCTTAACCAATCATCCGCACATCACAAGGAGCAGGAAACTGCACTGAAGAAGCACAAGAACACGCAGCAGCAGAATAACCAAAACAGGGGAAATCCCTGGTCTGCCCAAGCTGGGGAAATGGCGTTTATACATTACAATATACTTTTTCGATTAATCACCGATCGAAATGAAGATGATGATTGATGATTATAAATTATAAAGCGAGAGTGGGCGGGAGGGCGTACCTTGTACGCCTGCCTCCTCCATTTTCCCACACGgcttaaattttttttccttccctcaTGCCCGTTCGCAATTAGGGTGGCACACATCACGTGCCAGCCTCACTCACACAAACACTCGCACATGACGCTCCACCTAAAAGCGCGCCCCCAATGCAACGACTCCATGGACCCATGATGCTGATGATGAGATGATACAACTGCAACGAACACGATGACCAGAGACACCGACGACTAGCCGTTCCGTTCCGTCCCGCCACGCCgtactagtagtagtagtcTAGTGGTAGTAGTGTTGTGGTAGAGATCAGAAGAAGACCGGACCGGGTGTTGCCAGCTCCAATTGCGGTCACCCGGACACGGACGGGATCCGATCCCCGGATCAGCAGCTCAGCTGTACTGGACGAAGGAGCGGTAGAAGGTGTTGGGCCTCCAGTTGGCCGGGATGACGTTGTGGGCGACGAGCGTCTTGCCGGACTCGTTGCGGATGCGGATCGAGAAGGGCGCCTGCATGCGGTGGTTGGTGTCCATGCGCCAGACGTTGCCCCAGGACTCGCGCATCGGCGTCCACCGCCCCGTCGGCGGGCCGTGCGCCGTCTTCGACTCCATGAGGTCCACCTGCaccacgtcgccgtcgccgtcctcgtATTCGACGAGTACCGCGAAGTAGACGGGGTTCGAGTACTCCTCCACGTGGAACCCGATCTTGAGGCCCGGGAACTCGCACGGCACCCTGCACAAACAAACATCCACCGCGTTTTTTTAGACACACGAAACAGGGCATCACACTGCTGCTAATCTTGTCATCGGAATATGCCGGTTAGTACCAGAGGAACATCAATCTTTTACGCAATTCTGANNNNNNNNNNNNNNNNNNNNNNNNNNNNNNNNNNNNNNNNNNNNNNNNNNNNNNNNNNNNNNNNNNNNNNNNNNNNNNNNNNNNNNNNNNNNNNNNNNNNNNNNNNNNNNNNNNNNNNNNNNNNNNNNNNNNNNNNNNNNNNNNNNACATGCGGTGTCCGGGGCTGTAACGCGCGCGGTTGGGTCGATGGCCCGCCAGCCTCCCTACCAAACTTTCACTTGCCGCGCCAGCAAATTCAACAGCGGGTTTGGAGGGAAAGCTAGTACTACCACCGGTAACAATTCGACAGCAACACATCCTGGTACTACTACTACTCCTCGCCCTGTGAGTGAGAGGTGTCTTCTACTTTAAGTGGCGGCAGAACAGAGCAGAACCGAACAGACCTGGTGAACTCGATGTCGATGATGCCGGAGTGGCGGAGCTTGTCGTTGAGGCCGGGCTTGGCGAGCCTGCCGAACGCCGTGCCGCTGAGGTCGAAGTGGTACTTGGACACCGGGTAGTAGTTCATGTCGGTGATGATCACCGTTTCCGCCTTGCCGGAGCAGGACTTGTCCTTGGTGCAACGAATCTGCCAGATCCGCAAGGCAAGCGTCAATGCACAGTAAATGACGCCGTCACGGAGATCGAGTGAGGACGCGCACATGCAAGTGGGCCCCACCCGCAGCTCTTGCTTTTCCGGAGGACCGGACTGGACTGTACGGTAGCGTCCTACCTTAACAGTTACTCCTACTActactctattttttttctttatcattTACTTGTAGGATTGTTTCGACAAAGGAAAGACATTCTATAATTTCTTTCATATGGAAGGGAATGAAAGACTCCAAAGTTGTTTTTAGTTTTCACCTTGTAGCAGGAGCCGCAGCCCTTGCCGTCCTTGAACAATGGCTGGTTGCCGCAGGAGCCCATAGACATGAACGGGTACTGGTTGGTGTGCTTGAAGCCGCACGCACCACCTAGCAAGATTCGAGAGGGATATGTGAGCCGCATTACCCAGATCGACGAGCAAAGGCACCAAGAAATGCACGTAGAACGAGAGGGGGAAGGAAGAGGTCTCGGAATGCCGGTGCTCACCGTTGTCGTCGGGGCCTGCGCCGTTGGGCTGACCGTACCAGGTGGCCCGGGCCTTCTGCCAGGGGCCCCAGTACACGGCGGCGTCGCTGGCGTTGTAGTTCTCGGTGCCGGCCGCGTCGAGGTCGCCGGTGTCGAGCTGGGCCTCGCGGCAGTgcccgccggcgaggagggccAGGAgcacgagcgccgccgcggcggcggaggggagggaggaggggactCCCATGGCTGCCTTGGCCGTTTCCCCTTTCGGCTTCCTCTAGCTAGTTAGGCAGTGGGCGGCAGTGAGTGAAGAGTGCGAGCAAGTggtgggtggtggtggccgtggtgcCGTGTGGGCCTATTTATAAGCCAGATGGGCACCGGCACGCGAACGAGCGAGAATGGGGGGAGAGCCGGGCCGGGAGCCCTCCTGCGTGTGTAGTGTGTACGCAGTGTGAGCAGAAGGAGCGAGGGAGAACGTGCCATGTTGGGGCGCACATGGCCTGGGCTGTGGGCTCAGTCCCGAGCGCCCGGCCTAGCTGCTGCCTAGCTCACCACTCTCTACTCGTTCGTCTTGCCACGGCAGCGCGTATTAAAAGCTGGCAGATGAAAGTTGGGGCCGGCCGGTGGATAGATGGACCGACGGACGGACGAGAGTACGAGACGGCGGTGGACGGATCGGCTCGCTCCGTAGCTGCCATTGCCGCGGCTGAGCTCACGTCGTCGCGGGTCAGGTCACGCGATGCGAGCAGAACGGACCAGGGCGGAACAGGGCAAAAGGCTCGCGCTCCCACCTCGGCCCCGGAGCTTCTCCCGAGAAAGATGACTTGTTTGGGGGTGTCGGCATGTGCCAGCGCCCCCCAGCGGCACGGGAAAGGCTCGGGGCCTCCACCTGGGCGCAATGTGCATTGTCCGGCGCGCGTTACTGCGCCTAGTTGGAGCAGATTCCTGGGGTTAGGTTCGTTTTTTGGCCGCTTCTTCCTGGAGATGGACGGATGCGTGTGGGTTTAGCTTCTTCGCATCTTCTGCTTATGGGTTGGGTCTTCTTCCCGTTGAGCTTGGTCGCCTGGATGGCTGGATGTGATGTAAGGAAAAGGCCCAAATGCTGCTGCGGGGGCACGGTGTTTCTTTCGCTTGACTGACTGGACTTggcatttctttttttgaaacataACTTGGCATTTCCGATCCGTTGGCACAACTCATCGAGCAGGGCTAAATGAGCTGCAGTTGCGGCAAGCCACAGGCCTGCAATATTACTACTAGTAATCTTCAGGAACCGCTAGAATGAAATGCCTGCATTCTATTTGCATCAACAACAATACATTGCATGCATTACTTGCATCGACAGTCTGAACATCCTTTTCTCAAGCACACGTTTAGGCGAACCAAGGTTTCTGCAGTTACGCCTTGGGAAGCTGGGGCGCATCCGGTTCGCTCCCTAACCCACTCGTCACTCGTGTTCAGACACCAAAAGTTTCAGAACCTGACACTCTGACAGCTAGCTTCACTCGTCAGTGCTCGCCGCCTAAACTCCCCCTTTTCCCAACGTGCTGTGCTGGGCTGCGCTGGGCTCGCGTTGCGCTCCAGTTCACGATCTTTCCCGCAATAATTCGCGAACCCTCACTAATCCTGCCcaaattcgatgtgacagatgcGCCGATCAGCGAAAGCAGAAAAAACCCCAGGGGTCTCTGGTCAGTGCCCTGCGCGCAAGAGCACATCCCCATGCCGCCTTTTGACTCCATTTGTCCTCGATATAGCGTGTCATCCCACATGCCCGTAACAGACCGCAACGCATCTTTTGACCATAGCCAGGAACTTAATTTGGCTGGCAAACAGTGGGATTAGGCAGACGATTTATTTGCCCCGGCTGGACGAACTAGCTGAGCGAgcacatgcatcatgcatgatgTTGCCGTGGCGAGCTAGCAGATTGGCTACCCCTCTACGACGCTGCAAGTACCAGGGTACTGTACTGTACGTACGTACTGGTAGAATGTAGCAGGCCCGGTCTACGGAATTAATGGGTGCCAACCCTCTAAAACCGGCCGCGGCCGGGCGCCCCATCTGACCCGGCAGGCCGGCATGGGTCTACCCTCGACGATGCTTCAAGGAAACGCTGGGGACGAGATCGATCAACAGAAAGAAGCCAGCTGCTCGTAGCTTACTAGCATTTCACCGGCTACAAACGCGATgatcgcccgccggccggcgcaagCACATCGATCACGGAATCGCTTGCGATCTTTTCTTTGCATGTATAGCTCGTGAGCATGTGTGTCGGATGGGTAACTTTCTGGCTTCTTTTTCGGGAACGATCGATCGATGTGATCCCGGCGGGTAAGCGCTGTGCAGGTGAGCAATGATGCGGCCACCTGAGCCGATCAGACGCACCTAAACACTTCACTGCAACTCGATCCCTGGAGCCAGCAATAATGCTCGCACCGCTGGATCACCAGGTATTGGTAGCCTAGTTGGCGCCGCTTTGGTGCTTGCTCGGATGATCCACCGTCCATGCGTGATCCCGGCAGTTGAACGTGAATCCACGTAGTAGCTGCAACGCCCTCTACCGGCCGGGCAGTAGTCTACCGATCGATGGACCGAGCTACTTCTGCTGGCCGTTCGGTTTTAGATCTGGATACCTACCTGCCTGCAATCGACGGACGGAGCAGGAGCAGCGAGGAATAATTGGACTCTCTGGTTCGGTCTTCCGGCGCATGCGATGCAAATGCGAGGACTCCTGCTGGTCGGCGGCGACAATCATGCCACGGCATGGCTAGCGCACGCATCCGGGAACAGTATCGATTCCAACGCTAAAATACAGCGCAGGGCTCTCCGCACCGGGCAATGATGCACGGGGGCACACGGGTACAGCCCTAGTCGATGCCCTTGGTGTTGGTGGCTGGCTGTCAGCGCTTGCTGCCGAATTATGCAACTGATCCATGCGTGCCGGTGCCTCAACACCCAGCTAgctgcctcccctccctcgtATCATTGCCGCAACGGGGCATGGCCAGCAGCAGCCTAGGCACGCAATGACTACAGGATGCTGGCAGCTGGTGTTAGTATACACATCCGGGTTTCAATTCCAGGGCGACTGTGCCGGCATGTTCTCTGCCAGCGGAAGCTTTTCTACGCGGACATGATGATTGCGACGGCCGGAAGGGAGGAAAGGAGGAAGTGGGGGAAGTGCACATggcgatggatggatgggtgaGATAGGTGATGCCGATACGCACCGCCGGCGCGCGCCGGATGCGTCCAGTTCTCATCCGCGAAAGCGGTGTTTTAACATGGCTGGTGCAAGTGATCAGTGACGACGGGCCAAACGACGATTCACATGACGCCTCTCGACGCCGACGGATGCATCATCTACTAGCAGTAGCCAGGGGCCGATTTTGTCAACCTGACGTATAGGATTGCTGGTGCTGATCGGTCGGTTTTTTCTACGGTTTAACAGTGCAGAGGAAATGCTCCGAGCCTCACTCGTCTCTTTCAACAGAGCAGCTGGCGGCAACCACAAACAACCAGCAGGTAGAGCTGGACAAGATCGTGacaagttcaaattttgcacaGATCGCGGGAATGCTTGTGTACAATGTACAGACTAGTACAGTTTTCGTTTGATTCTTTTTCACATAAGCAGTAGTATACTCTGTACTCGTGATCTACTGCTGAATCGTGATGTCAGCACGCGATGGGACGAAAACTctgtcgtcgtcctcgtcgctaCGAGCCAC encodes the following:
- the LOC101756346 gene encoding endoribonuclease Dicer homolog 2b-like isoform X2, with translation MREGIGDGADLRDEAAAAMEDGTSWRRWSARWPGTRWRSSRRAPGRRSSRCCSSAPTRTASAPPCFAVFLVPTVVLVGQQALVIKDPTDLRVEQFYGEMGVGYWDADTWRRTVDGAEVLVMTPQILLDDLRHCFFTLRDIALLIFDECHHAHGNPPTPTFLRSLERS
- the LOC101756346 gene encoding endoribonuclease Dicer homolog 2-like isoform X1, coding for MREGIGDGADLRDEAAAAMEDGTSWRRWSARWPGTRWRSSRRAPGRRSSRCCSSAPTRTASAPPCFAVFLVPTVVLVGQQALVIKDPTDLRVEQFYGEMGVGYWDADTWRRTVDGAEVLVMTPQILLDDLRHCFFTLRDIALLIFDECHHAHGNPPTPTFLRSLERWKLSLLFLVCDPRAFETLRGVLGSLVPTGLKFMSHQILGG
- the LOC101757030 gene encoding expansin-B4, whose translation is MGVPSSLPSAAAAALVLLALLAGGHCREAQLDTGDLDAAGTENYNASDAAVYWGPWQKARATWYGQPNGAGPDDNGGACGFKHTNQYPFMSMGSCGNQPLFKDGKGCGSCYKIRCTKDKSCSGKAETVIITDMNYYPVSKYHFDLSGTAFGRLAKPGLNDKLRHSGIIDIEFTRVPCEFPGLKIGFHVEEYSNPVYFAVLVEYEDGDGDVVQVDLMESKTAHGPPTGRWTPMRESWGNVWRMDTNHRMQAPFSIRIRNESGKTLVAHNVIPANWRPNTFYRSFVQYS